The proteins below are encoded in one region of Bifidobacterium dentium JCM 1195 = DSM 20436:
- a CDS encoding YhgE/Pip domain-containing protein: MKYLWGIFRRDMRHATSNVIALIVSMGLVIVPALYAWFNIAASWDPYGNTKALKVAVANVDSGYKSELIPVRINVGETVLSALRANHQLDWQFVDSAKAVDGVKSGKYYAAIVIPKSFSADMMTLFSPTVKHATLKYYLNEKINPIAPHITDEGASTVANTIDKTFAKTMAQVGLDLAANMLQYSQSPQMAQYMTNLTSNIDGMVSTISGAQAQVNAYSTLSGSADSVITSTDKLLASTRKAGKQARKTLKQSGTSTSTLTDACTNVTDAVNQALQQAVSALDDIADKVGTAFDQLDKDATGAAKTLQDLSSQVSSSANVYGNYIAQLEKMRSAAEGLPDGDSKQALLNAIDKQIAALQAAQQDTQDLATALAAASKQVAADSGDIQRDRQQILNRITTAKRSITTVQSDYEQNVKPKLDDLSASVQTLVTQTGTVISGLDAVTGDVGSMAGGIGANVAAVRKTLGSVSASLGESAGKLSDLSAKFKQAVQAGDSSAIASLTSSDTDAVATLLSAPVALDRVPIYPIANYGSAMAPFYTVLSIWVGAIILVAIMKVAVSDREKAHVLGLGDSLPLRARNREIPGNAATFGLRLHHEYFGRLGIFALLALLQGTIVCLGDMYFLGVQAEQPLQFLAVGWLCAVVFSNIVYTLTVSFGDIGKALAVVLLVMQVAGSGGTFPIQTLPKFFQICYPFLPFPHAIDAMHAAMAGSYGLEYWIDLGALALFLLPSLLLGLVLRRPVIRLNNWVLRRLESTHVM; encoded by the coding sequence GTGAAATATCTCTGGGGTATCTTCCGACGTGACATGCGCCATGCCACAAGCAATGTGATCGCCCTGATCGTCTCGATGGGACTGGTGATCGTACCGGCGTTGTACGCATGGTTCAACATCGCCGCCAGCTGGGATCCATACGGTAACACGAAGGCGCTGAAGGTGGCGGTCGCAAACGTGGACTCCGGCTACAAGTCGGAGTTGATTCCGGTGCGCATCAACGTGGGCGAGACGGTGCTGAGCGCACTGCGAGCCAACCACCAGCTCGACTGGCAGTTCGTGGACAGCGCCAAGGCCGTCGACGGCGTGAAATCCGGCAAGTACTATGCGGCGATCGTCATTCCGAAATCCTTCAGCGCCGACATGATGACGCTGTTCTCACCCACCGTCAAGCATGCGACGCTGAAATACTATCTCAACGAAAAAATCAATCCGATCGCACCGCATATCACCGACGAAGGTGCGTCCACCGTGGCCAACACCATCGACAAGACCTTCGCGAAAACGATGGCGCAGGTCGGACTCGACCTTGCCGCAAACATGCTGCAGTATTCGCAAAGCCCACAGATGGCGCAATACATGACGAATCTGACGTCGAACATCGACGGCATGGTATCCACCATCTCAGGGGCGCAAGCGCAGGTGAACGCCTACTCGACGCTGTCGGGTTCGGCCGACAGCGTGATCACCTCCACGGACAAGCTGCTCGCCTCCACGCGCAAAGCCGGCAAACAGGCGCGCAAAACCTTGAAACAGAGCGGAACCAGCACCTCGACACTCACCGATGCCTGCACCAACGTAACCGATGCCGTCAATCAGGCTTTGCAACAGGCGGTTTCGGCGCTGGACGACATCGCAGACAAAGTCGGCACCGCCTTCGACCAGCTCGACAAGGATGCGACAGGCGCCGCGAAAACACTGCAGGACCTATCATCGCAGGTATCAAGCAGTGCGAACGTATACGGCAATTACATCGCGCAGCTGGAGAAGATGCGTTCGGCAGCCGAAGGATTGCCGGACGGAGACTCGAAGCAGGCCTTGCTGAATGCCATCGACAAGCAGATCGCGGCATTGCAGGCCGCACAACAGGATACGCAGGATCTGGCTACGGCGCTCGCCGCCGCCTCGAAACAGGTTGCCGCCGACAGCGGCGACATTCAGCGGGATCGACAGCAGATCCTCAACCGGATCACGACGGCAAAACGGTCGATCACCACTGTGCAAAGCGACTATGAGCAGAACGTCAAACCCAAACTGGACGATTTGTCGGCATCGGTGCAAACGCTCGTCACGCAGACCGGTACCGTGATCAGCGGACTGGATGCCGTCACCGGTGACGTCGGATCAATGGCCGGCGGCATCGGTGCGAATGTGGCTGCCGTACGCAAGACGCTAGGCAGCGTATCGGCCTCGTTGGGCGAATCGGCCGGCAAGCTGTCCGATCTGAGCGCAAAGTTCAAACAGGCCGTACAGGCCGGAGATAGTAGCGCAATCGCATCGCTTACGTCGAGCGATACCGACGCCGTCGCGACGCTGCTGTCCGCACCGGTGGCGCTCGACCGTGTACCGATCTACCCGATCGCCAATTACGGATCGGCCATGGCGCCGTTCTACACGGTGCTGTCCATCTGGGTGGGTGCCATCATTCTGGTGGCCATCATGAAGGTGGCCGTATCCGATCGTGAAAAGGCGCACGTGCTCGGGTTGGGGGATTCGTTGCCGCTTCGCGCCCGTAACCGTGAAATTCCGGGTAACGCGGCGACGTTCGGGTTGCGATTGCATCACGAATATTTCGGCCGACTGGGCATCTTCGCACTGCTGGCGCTGCTGCAAGGCACCATCGTATGCCTGGGAGACATGTACTTTCTCGGCGTGCAGGCCGAGCAGCCGCTGCAGTTCCTGGCCGTGGGATGGTTGTGCGCGGTGGTTTTCTCGAACATCGTGTACACGTTGACCGTGTCGTTCGGCGATATCGGCAAGGCATTGGCCGTGGTGCTGCTGGTGATGCAGGTAGCCGGTTCAGGCGGCACGTTCCCAATCCAGACGCTGCCGAAGTTCTTCCAGATCTGCTACCCGTTCCTGCCGTTCCCGCACGCCATCGACGCGATGCATGCGGCCATGGCCGGCTCATATGGTCTTGAGTATTGGATTGATCTTGGTGCGCTCGCGCTGTTCCTGCTGCCGTCGTTGCTGCTTGGACTAGTATTGCGTCGGCCGGTGATCCGCCTCAACAACTGGGTGCTGCGGAGGCTTGAATCCACGCATGTGATGTAG
- a CDS encoding alpha/beta fold hydrolase — protein MTITLIDEAHYDAEMDAKVLPALQACLTEGRMKPATHDSDGKALPTLDNPGTLHYCCYDVRKFNESRGGRSAGPFRGAVVISHGFTEFGRKYSEMVWYFLLAGYSVCVFEHRGHGHSAHDMSNPSLVWIDDWRRYVADFATFASTVGREYAMGRPLDLYCHSMGGGIGAAVLERYPSLFDKAVLSAPMIAPAVGMPTWVARIVVGGICALGFGKSRVFGHADFSDNLNLDDYRGASEARIRWFHKQRLADECCWTNAATFEWANQAMALSRAVLKPDMCGAIETPTLLFQAGLDVWVLNGPQDEFIERVREGGGSIEKVRYDQSLHEIFSMPNDVVGPYLKRILDFLGAHDVGL, from the coding sequence ATGACTATCACGCTCATCGATGAGGCGCATTACGACGCCGAAATGGACGCTAAGGTGCTTCCGGCGCTGCAAGCCTGCCTGACGGAAGGGCGTATGAAGCCGGCGACGCACGACAGCGACGGCAAGGCGTTGCCTACGCTCGATAATCCCGGCACGTTGCACTATTGCTGCTACGACGTCCGAAAATTCAACGAATCGCGCGGAGGCAGGTCGGCGGGACCGTTCCGCGGAGCGGTCGTCATCTCCCACGGTTTCACCGAATTCGGACGCAAATACAGCGAGATGGTGTGGTACTTCCTGCTCGCAGGCTATTCCGTATGCGTATTCGAGCATCGCGGTCACGGCCATTCCGCGCATGACATGAGCAATCCGAGTTTGGTCTGGATCGATGACTGGCGTCGATATGTAGCTGATTTCGCAACATTCGCCAGCACCGTCGGACGCGAGTATGCAATGGGTCGGCCGCTCGACCTGTACTGCCATTCCATGGGCGGCGGCATTGGCGCGGCCGTGCTGGAACGTTATCCGAGTCTATTCGACAAGGCGGTGCTGTCCGCACCGATGATCGCACCGGCGGTCGGTATGCCGACGTGGGTCGCGCGCATCGTCGTCGGCGGTATTTGCGCACTGGGATTCGGCAAAAGCCGAGTGTTCGGGCATGCCGACTTTTCCGACAATCTCAATCTGGACGATTATCGCGGCGCGTCCGAAGCGCGCATCCGCTGGTTCCACAAGCAACGGCTCGCCGACGAATGCTGTTGGACCAATGCGGCGACCTTCGAGTGGGCGAATCAGGCCATGGCGCTATCCCGTGCGGTGCTCAAACCCGACATGTGCGGTGCCATTGAGACGCCGACGCTGCTCTTCCAGGCCGGGCTTGACGTGTGGGTGCTCAACGGTCCGCAGGACGAGTTCATCGAACGTGTGCGCGAAGGTGGCGGTTCCATAGAGAAGGTGCGCTACGACCAGTCGTTGCACGAGATCTTCTCCATGCCGAACGATGTGGTCGGTCCGTATCTGAAGCGAATCCTCGATTTCCTTGGCGCGCACGACGTAGGCTTGTAG
- a CDS encoding MalY/PatB family protein, giving the protein MTYDFTSIMDRHGKDSIAVDGLGQLGFSPDPPKEGFDVIPMWIADMNFPTVPTVPEAIIERAKHPAYGYFSPTDEYFDAIIRWQSTRNGVTGLTREAIGYENGVLGGVISALTAFAAPGDAVLLHSPTYIGFTMSIENNGYRIVHSPLTRDADGVWRMDFDDMDRKIKENNIHVAVFCSPHNPCGRVWERWEIEQAMEVYRRNDCLVISDEIWSDLTLGNHQHIPTQSVSEDARNRTAAFYAPSKTFNLAGLIGSYHIIYNKYLRDRIGAKSSKSHYNEMNVLSMHALIGAYQPEGYAWLDELREVLTGNVDYACDFIANHFDGVSCAKPEGTYMLFLDCSEWCQAHGVSLQELEKRGWDVGVCWQDGVMFKQPYSIRVNLALPLSRVREAFDRLDRYVFNA; this is encoded by the coding sequence ATGACTTACGATTTCACGTCCATCATGGACCGTCATGGCAAAGATTCGATTGCGGTCGACGGGCTGGGACAGCTCGGCTTCTCGCCGGATCCGCCGAAGGAAGGGTTCGACGTGATTCCGATGTGGATTGCCGACATGAACTTCCCGACCGTTCCGACCGTCCCGGAAGCGATCATCGAACGCGCCAAACACCCGGCATACGGCTATTTCAGTCCAACCGACGAGTATTTCGACGCGATCATCCGCTGGCAGTCCACGCGCAACGGCGTGACGGGACTGACCCGCGAGGCCATCGGCTATGAGAACGGCGTGCTTGGTGGCGTGATTTCCGCGCTCACCGCGTTCGCCGCGCCCGGCGATGCGGTCCTGCTACACAGCCCGACCTATATCGGCTTCACGATGAGTATCGAGAACAACGGATACCGCATCGTGCATAGCCCGCTCACGCGCGACGCGGACGGCGTATGGCGTATGGATTTCGACGACATGGACCGCAAAATCAAGGAGAACAACATCCATGTCGCCGTGTTCTGCAGCCCGCATAACCCGTGCGGCCGCGTGTGGGAGCGTTGGGAGATCGAGCAGGCGATGGAGGTCTATCGCCGCAACGACTGCCTGGTCATTTCCGATGAGATCTGGTCCGATCTGACGCTCGGCAATCACCAGCACATTCCGACGCAGTCGGTCAGTGAGGACGCGCGCAACCGTACCGCCGCCTTTTACGCGCCAAGCAAGACGTTCAACCTGGCGGGGCTGATCGGCAGCTATCACATCATCTACAACAAGTATCTGCGCGACCGTATTGGCGCGAAGAGCTCGAAATCGCACTATAACGAGATGAACGTGCTGTCGATGCACGCGCTGATCGGCGCCTACCAGCCGGAGGGGTATGCGTGGCTTGACGAGCTGCGCGAGGTTCTGACCGGCAATGTGGACTACGCGTGCGATTTCATCGCCAATCATTTCGACGGAGTCTCATGCGCCAAGCCGGAGGGCACGTACATGCTGTTTCTCGACTGCTCCGAATGGTGTCAGGCGCACGGCGTTTCGTTGCAGGAACTCGAAAAACGCGGCTGGGACGTGGGCGTGTGCTGGCAGGATGGCGTCATGTTCAAACAGCCGTACTCGATTCGCGTGAATCTCGCACTACCGTTGAGTCGTGTCAGGGAAGCGTTCGATCGACTCGACCGGTACGTGTTCAACGCCTAA
- a CDS encoding DMT family transporter — MSERTFELTPRKLAIGTIMTVTGAVLWGVNGTVSKILMDSYRVDPTWVACVREIVAGLLFLACAGVATPKLLGGMLRERKNYPMLVIVALSSVLVIQVGYLQAIHWTNAGTATVLQSLSLLFVLLYVCVHGRRLPTVIETIGVILAVIGTVLIATGGNLSSISLPLPGLAWGLANALGNAAMAIIPLALIARWGAFSVNGVAFLISGFVLVPFVRPWAHMPQLDARGWLMLGFLVVIGTFAACGLYMGGVAIIGSMRGILIGTIEPVVATVTAVTWTGAAFSPADLVGLVLIILMVFLVR, encoded by the coding sequence ATGTCTGAACGAACTTTCGAACTGACTCCTCGGAAACTGGCCATCGGCACAATCATGACGGTGACCGGGGCCGTATTATGGGGCGTCAACGGCACCGTATCGAAAATCCTCATGGACTCATATCGCGTCGACCCCACGTGGGTGGCATGCGTGCGCGAAATCGTGGCCGGACTGCTGTTCCTTGCCTGTGCGGGGGTTGCGACGCCGAAATTGCTTGGCGGCATGCTGCGCGAACGCAAAAACTATCCGATGCTGGTCATTGTGGCGTTGTCGAGCGTGCTGGTGATTCAGGTTGGCTATCTGCAGGCGATTCACTGGACCAATGCCGGCACCGCAACCGTATTGCAAAGCCTGAGCCTTCTATTCGTGTTGCTGTACGTGTGCGTGCATGGCAGACGGTTGCCGACCGTCATCGAAACGATTGGCGTGATACTTGCGGTAATCGGCACCGTGCTGATTGCCACCGGCGGCAATCTGTCGTCGATTTCCCTGCCGCTGCCCGGCCTGGCTTGGGGGCTGGCCAACGCACTCGGCAATGCCGCGATGGCGATCATTCCGCTTGCGCTGATTGCACGATGGGGAGCCTTTTCGGTGAATGGCGTGGCATTCCTGATTTCCGGATTCGTGCTGGTGCCGTTCGTGCGGCCATGGGCCCACATGCCGCAGTTGGATGCCCGTGGCTGGCTGATGTTGGGTTTTCTGGTGGTGATCGGCACGTTCGCGGCGTGTGGACTGTATATGGGCGGCGTTGCGATTATCGGCTCGATGCGTGGCATTCTCATCGGCACCATTGAGCCGGTGGTGGCTACGGTCACCGCCGTAACATGGACCGGTGCGGCATTCTCGCCCGCCGACCTGGTCGGTCTGGTGCTGATCATCCTCATGGTGTTTCTGGTGCGGTAA
- a CDS encoding NAD(P)-dependent oxidoreductase, translating into MKIAVVAANGKAGRLIVKEAMRRGHDVTAVVRGENRTTAPNAIIKDVFNLTMADLAGFDVVIDAFGTWSPDTLPQIAQAAGHLADLLSGTDIRLIVVGGAGSLFVNKEHTKALEDTPEFLDAYKPVSAAHVAALNLLRNRDDVKWTYVSPAADFQAEGERTGSYGLAGEEFTTNAEGKSFISYADYAIAMVDEAESGKHVGERISVYTK; encoded by the coding sequence ATGAAGATCGCAGTAGTCGCAGCAAATGGCAAAGCCGGACGACTCATTGTCAAGGAGGCCATGCGTCGCGGCCATGATGTGACCGCAGTCGTACGCGGCGAGAACAGAACCACAGCCCCGAACGCCATCATCAAAGACGTGTTCAATCTGACCATGGCGGATCTTGCCGGATTCGATGTGGTCATCGACGCCTTCGGCACCTGGTCCCCGGACACCCTGCCACAGATCGCACAAGCCGCCGGTCATCTCGCCGACCTGCTTTCCGGCACCGACATCCGACTGATCGTTGTTGGAGGTGCAGGCAGCCTGTTTGTAAACAAAGAACACACCAAGGCCCTTGAGGACACTCCGGAGTTCCTTGACGCCTACAAACCGGTCTCCGCAGCACATGTCGCCGCCCTCAATCTGTTGCGTAACCGCGACGACGTGAAGTGGACCTACGTCAGCCCCGCCGCCGACTTCCAAGCCGAGGGTGAACGTACCGGATCCTACGGGCTGGCCGGCGAGGAATTCACCACCAATGCCGAAGGCAAAAGCTTCATCAGCTATGCCGATTACGCCATCGCCATGGTAGACGAAGCTGAATCCGGCAAGCATGTCGGTGAGCGTATCTCCGTCTACACCAAGTAG
- a CDS encoding winged helix-turn-helix transcriptional regulator: MERELPACPVETTLLMISDKWKVLILRDLLDGTKRFSELRRSVGNVSQKVLTANLRQMERDGLVHREVYPEVPPRVEYSLTETGVSLKPVIKAMKDWGIHYKATCEA, translated from the coding sequence ATGGAACGTGAATTACCGGCGTGTCCCGTTGAAACAACGTTGCTGATGATTTCCGATAAGTGGAAGGTGCTGATTTTGCGTGATTTGCTCGATGGCACCAAGCGATTCAGTGAATTACGTCGCTCGGTCGGCAATGTTTCGCAGAAGGTGCTTACCGCGAATCTGCGACAGATGGAACGTGATGGGCTGGTGCACCGCGAGGTCTATCCGGAGGTGCCGCCGCGTGTGGAATATTCGCTGACCGAAACCGGGGTGAGTCTCAAGCCAGTCATCAAGGCTATGAAAGACTGGGGAATTCACTATAAGGCCACATGCGAAGCATGA
- the tgt gene encoding tRNA guanosine(34) transglycosylase Tgt — MTSLTESNLVEHPRGAEPGKPGDRRAFSFEQITRLPDTADGKGRGGARYGRTGIIHTPHGDIHTPAFVPVATQAAMKAVLPETMKDLGAQCLLSNAFHLYERPGEQVLDEAGGLAKFMNWNGPTFTDSGGFQVLSLGAGFKKTLAMDVTGMKSDEVIAEGKERLAFVDEDGVTFKSPLNGSLHRFSAEISMGIQHKIGADIMFAFDELTTLMNTRGYQERSVERTYRWAQRCVAEHQRLTEERLGKPYQALYGVVQGANYEDLRRHAAEQIASLDFDGVGIGGAIEKRIIGDTCAWICDAMPESRPRHVLGIAAVDDIFACVENGGDTFDCVAPARCGRNGAIFTRSGRYNIKRAQFKHDFGPLEEGCTCYTCTHYSRAYVDHALRAREFNGFTLATIHNEHFFVKLLDDIRASIDGGYFDEFRDETLARFYANGSRG, encoded by the coding sequence ATGACAAGCCTTACTGAATCGAATCTCGTCGAGCATCCGCGCGGAGCCGAGCCGGGCAAACCCGGAGACCGCCGCGCATTCTCCTTTGAGCAAATCACTCGACTGCCGGATACGGCCGACGGCAAAGGCCGCGGCGGCGCGCGTTATGGACGTACCGGCATCATCCACACCCCGCATGGAGACATCCATACGCCGGCGTTCGTGCCGGTAGCCACGCAGGCCGCGATGAAGGCCGTATTGCCGGAGACCATGAAGGATCTCGGCGCGCAGTGCCTGCTGTCAAACGCCTTCCATCTCTACGAGCGGCCAGGTGAGCAAGTGCTCGATGAGGCCGGCGGACTCGCGAAATTCATGAACTGGAACGGTCCGACCTTCACCGATTCCGGCGGGTTCCAAGTGCTGTCGCTCGGTGCGGGCTTCAAGAAGACCCTCGCCATGGACGTAACCGGCATGAAATCCGATGAAGTGATCGCCGAAGGCAAGGAACGCCTCGCATTCGTAGACGAGGATGGTGTGACGTTCAAGTCACCGCTCAACGGCTCTCTGCACCGCTTCTCCGCCGAGATCTCCATGGGCATCCAGCACAAAATCGGCGCCGACATCATGTTCGCCTTCGACGAACTGACCACGTTGATGAACACGCGTGGCTACCAGGAGCGTTCCGTGGAGCGTACCTATCGTTGGGCGCAGCGGTGCGTAGCCGAGCATCAGCGGCTTACCGAGGAGCGTCTCGGCAAGCCATATCAGGCGCTGTATGGCGTGGTACAGGGCGCGAATTATGAGGATCTGCGCCGTCATGCGGCCGAGCAGATCGCCTCGCTTGATTTCGATGGCGTCGGTATCGGCGGCGCGATCGAAAAGCGTATTATCGGCGACACCTGCGCCTGGATCTGCGATGCGATGCCCGAAAGCCGACCGCGCCATGTGCTCGGCATCGCCGCCGTCGATGACATCTTCGCGTGCGTTGAGAATGGCGGCGACACGTTCGATTGCGTGGCGCCGGCACGTTGCGGCCGCAATGGCGCGATTTTCACGCGTTCGGGCCGCTATAACATCAAACGGGCGCAGTTCAAACACGATTTCGGGCCGCTTGAGGAGGGCTGCACCTGCTATACCTGCACGCACTATTCGCGTGCCTACGTGGATCATGCCCTGCGTGCCCGCGAATTCAACGGATTCACGCTGGCTACAATTCACAACGAGCATTTCTTCGTCAAGTTGCTTGACGACATCCGCGCTTCGATTGATGGCGGCTATTTCGACGAATTCCGCGACGAGACGCTGGCCCGCTTCTACGCGAACGGATCGAGGGGCTAA
- a CDS encoding S1C family serine protease, whose product MAEDNNDQNVVQPQNNAQQAVPTQPADAATDNAETSVTEPIAVHDAGEQPTTTLPSVNAADSEIAPDYASAAGESTVVSGGSSTGGQSTAGASAQSQYRPAPEYGAYGTVPPQPTNGTNAAQPQYGQPAHSAQTSQMPPQNNRNPFFGNPYVNPQNEQHDSRGSNPFTAPQGGANVPPNTPNNGNPFNPFGNAGNPQNPVVKTRPKTAGNVVVAVVAALVAAVLCLGVGYAAITNGWVHVPTSSSMTSISSNQSGSGSAKAKSGEAVDWTAVAKEVSNSVVSIQTVTSEGTAKGSGAIVSDKGYIVTNNHVISGAQQIQVTLANGTIYSAQVVGTDTTTDLAVIKLDNPPSDLKAVEFADSDDLAVGEAVMAIGNPLGYDDTATTGIVSALNRPVTVTDDNNNAIVTNAVQIDAAINPGNSGGPTFNAAGQVIGINSSIASTASSSSSAGSIGIGFAIPSNLVKRVANEIIENGSVQHVALGITIKSSTVEADGVTRGCAQVQSVVDGGPASKAGVKAGDSIVAFNGKAVNNNYSLLGYVRASAMNDKVTLTIVRDGHTMDLEVTLNQEESSSSSSNKQEQNEQNNGGNGQDQQGNGQNGDGGGFTDPFGLW is encoded by the coding sequence ATGGCTGAAGATAACAACGACCAGAATGTCGTGCAGCCGCAAAACAACGCACAACAGGCCGTACCGACGCAACCGGCCGACGCCGCGACCGACAATGCCGAGACCTCCGTGACCGAACCGATTGCAGTGCACGACGCCGGCGAACAGCCGACCACTACCCTGCCTTCCGTGAATGCCGCGGATTCGGAAATCGCCCCGGATTATGCATCCGCCGCCGGCGAAAGCACCGTGGTTTCCGGCGGCTCGTCTACGGGCGGCCAGTCGACTGCCGGCGCTTCCGCGCAATCGCAGTATCGTCCGGCGCCGGAATACGGCGCCTACGGAACGGTGCCGCCGCAGCCGACGAACGGAACGAATGCCGCGCAGCCGCAGTATGGTCAGCCTGCACACAGTGCGCAGACATCGCAGATGCCGCCGCAGAACAATCGCAATCCCTTCTTCGGCAATCCATATGTGAATCCGCAGAATGAGCAGCATGATTCGCGCGGCAGCAATCCGTTCACCGCTCCGCAGGGAGGTGCGAACGTTCCACCGAACACCCCGAACAACGGCAATCCGTTCAATCCATTCGGCAATGCGGGCAATCCGCAGAATCCGGTGGTCAAGACCCGACCGAAGACCGCTGGCAACGTGGTCGTGGCCGTGGTCGCCGCGCTGGTTGCCGCCGTGCTCTGCCTCGGCGTCGGCTATGCGGCCATCACCAATGGTTGGGTGCATGTGCCTACATCGAGCTCGATGACTAGCATCAGCTCCAACCAGTCCGGTTCCGGTTCGGCCAAGGCCAAGAGCGGTGAGGCCGTTGATTGGACGGCGGTAGCCAAGGAAGTGTCCAACTCCGTGGTCTCCATCCAGACCGTGACCAGCGAGGGCACCGCCAAGGGTTCCGGCGCGATCGTCAGCGACAAGGGCTACATCGTTACCAATAACCATGTGATTTCCGGTGCACAGCAGATTCAGGTCACGCTCGCCAACGGCACCATCTATTCCGCGCAGGTCGTCGGCACCGATACCACCACCGATTTGGCGGTCATCAAGCTTGACAATCCGCCGAGCGACCTCAAAGCCGTGGAATTCGCCGATTCCGACGACCTTGCCGTCGGCGAGGCCGTGATGGCCATCGGCAATCCGCTCGGCTACGACGACACCGCCACCACCGGTATCGTCTCCGCACTCAACCGCCCGGTGACCGTGACCGATGACAACAACAACGCCATCGTCACCAACGCCGTGCAGATCGACGCCGCAATCAACCCGGGCAACTCCGGCGGCCCGACCTTCAACGCGGCCGGTCAGGTAATCGGTATCAACTCGTCCATCGCCTCCACCGCAAGCTCTTCCAGCTCGGCGGGTTCCATCGGCATCGGTTTCGCGATTCCGTCGAACCTCGTCAAGCGCGTGGCCAATGAGATCATCGAAAACGGTTCCGTGCAGCACGTGGCGCTCGGCATTACCATCAAGAGCTCCACGGTCGAAGCCGACGGTGTGACCCGTGGCTGCGCTCAGGTGCAGTCCGTGGTCGACGGCGGTCCGGCTTCCAAGGCCGGCGTGAAGGCGGGCGACTCCATCGTGGCCTTCAACGGCAAGGCTGTGAACAACAACTACTCGCTGCTCGGTTACGTGCGTGCCTCCGCCATGAACGACAAGGTGACGCTGACCATCGTGCGCGATGGCCACACCATGGATCTCGAAGTGACGCTGAATCAGGAGGAATCCAGCAGCAGCTCCTCCAACAAGCAGGAACAGAACGAGCAGAACAATGGCGGCAACGGTCAAGACCAGCAGGGCAACGGCCAGAACGGTGACGGCGGCGGATTCACCGATCCGTTCGGCCTGTGGTAA